A single window of Thalassomonas viridans DNA harbors:
- the yaaA gene encoding peroxide stress protein YaaA — protein sequence MLLVVSPAKNLDFESPLATDVYTQPSLLEHSQSLIDTCVKLTPAEIASLMSISDKLAGLNAARFSEWQQPFTPENARPAVLAFNGDVYSGLDAKTFSEEDFAFAQKHMRILSGLYGLLKPLDLMQAYRLEMGTKLENSRGKNLYEFWDTIITEALNQALVAQGDDVLINLASNEYFKAVKKKKLAAQVITPAFKDWKNGQYKMISFYAKKARGLMARYILQNRLTDVEQLKGFELGGYQYSEEFSKGNDWVFTRKEV from the coding sequence ATGTTACTTGTTGTCTCACCGGCCAAAAACCTGGACTTTGAATCCCCTTTGGCGACAGATGTTTATACCCAGCCGTCCCTGCTTGAGCATAGCCAGTCGCTGATCGACACCTGTGTAAAACTTACCCCGGCAGAAATTGCCTCCCTGATGAGTATCAGCGACAAGCTGGCGGGCTTAAATGCCGCCCGTTTTAGCGAATGGCAGCAGCCTTTTACTCCGGAAAATGCCAGGCCGGCAGTGTTGGCATTTAACGGCGACGTCTACAGCGGCCTGGATGCGAAAACCTTCAGTGAAGAAGACTTTGCCTTTGCCCAGAAGCATATGCGTATCTTGTCCGGTTTATACGGTTTGTTAAAACCGCTGGATCTGATGCAGGCTTACCGCCTGGAAATGGGGACTAAGCTGGAGAACAGCAGAGGCAAAAACCTTTATGAGTTCTGGGATACCATAATTACCGAGGCATTAAACCAGGCACTGGTGGCGCAGGGGGATGATGTTTTGATCAACCTGGCCTCCAACGAGTACTTTAAAGCAGTGAAAAAGAAAAAACTGGCGGCGCAGGTGATCACACCTGCCTTTAAAGACTGGAAAAACGGCCAATATAAAATGATCAGTTTTTACGCCAAAAAAGCCCGTGGCCTGATGGCCCGCTATATTCTCCAGAACCGGTTGACGGATGTTGAGCAGCTTAAAGGTTTTGAGTTGGGCGGTTACCAGTACAGTGAAGAATTCAGCAAGGGCAATGACTGGGTCTTTACCCGCAAGGAAGTGTAA
- a CDS encoding ISAs1 family transposase, producing MTETTISQVFSDLTDPRVTRTQRHPLVNILTISICAIICGCDDFCAIEEYGKSKQDWFSEFLDLSHGIPSHDTFGDVLNRLNPKEFGEAFIRWVSQLGHLNDDIVAIDGKVMRSTLDKASGNPAIHIVSAWSVKNNLCFGQVKVADKSNEITAIPILLKLLDIKGATITTDAMGCQYKIGDQIVDKEANYLLALKGNQGEFHDDVKFFLETQLAKHFSTVEHSVHKTVDGEHGRVEQRDIWLTTDVDWLIERHPKWNTVKAIAVVDSTRESGGKVSREKRYYITSHADKSAEFLAMAIRSHWHVENKLHWQLDVSFNEDQNRLRSGHAAENIALMNKVALNLLKNELSAKVGVKNKRLKAGWDNNYMMKVLTVGFKAV from the coding sequence ATGACAGAGACGACTATCAGCCAAGTATTTAGTGATCTAACCGACCCTCGTGTAACTCGAACTCAGCGCCACCCCCTGGTTAATATATTAACCATTTCAATATGCGCCATTATCTGTGGGTGCGATGATTTCTGCGCAATTGAAGAATATGGCAAATCTAAGCAAGATTGGTTTAGTGAGTTTTTAGATTTATCTCATGGCATTCCAAGCCATGATACCTTCGGTGATGTATTAAACCGATTAAATCCCAAAGAATTTGGTGAGGCATTCATCCGTTGGGTTAGCCAGTTAGGTCACTTAAATGATGATATTGTCGCCATTGACGGTAAAGTGATGCGCAGTACGCTTGATAAAGCTTCTGGTAACCCTGCAATACATATAGTCAGTGCTTGGTCTGTAAAGAATAATCTCTGTTTTGGTCAGGTTAAAGTTGCAGATAAGTCTAATGAAATTACAGCCATCCCAATCTTGTTAAAGCTATTAGATATTAAAGGGGCAACCATCACAACAGATGCCATGGGTTGCCAGTATAAAATTGGTGACCAAATAGTTGATAAAGAGGCGAATTATTTATTGGCACTTAAGGGGAACCAAGGGGAATTTCATGATGACGTGAAGTTTTTCTTAGAAACTCAGTTAGCTAAGCACTTCAGCACAGTAGAACATAGCGTTCATAAAACAGTGGATGGTGAGCACGGTCGTGTTGAACAGCGGGATATTTGGTTAACAACAGATGTGGACTGGCTTATAGAGCGCCATCCTAAATGGAATACCGTCAAAGCGATAGCTGTGGTGGATTCAACGAGGGAAAGTGGTGGCAAGGTATCGAGAGAGAAACGCTATTACATAACGAGCCATGCAGATAAAAGTGCCGAATTTTTGGCAATGGCGATACGTAGTCATTGGCACGTTGAGAATAAGCTGCATTGGCAATTGGATGTTAGCTTTAACGAAGACCAAAATCGGCTTCGTAGCGGACATGCTGCTGAAAATATAGCATTGATGAATAAAGTAGCGCTTAACCTACTTAAAAATGAGCTCAGTGCCAAAGTTGGCGTAAAAAATAAGCGTCTAAAGGCCGGTTGGGATAATAATTATATGATGAAAGTATTAACCGTTGGATTTAAAGCTGTATGA